DNA from Triticum aestivum cultivar Chinese Spring chromosome 7D, IWGSC CS RefSeq v2.1, whole genome shotgun sequence:
CCACCTTTTCCTCATGTAGCATCTGCTTCACTTTCCTAGTTAAGTTCTCCTCCAAAACACCATCTGCCTTCTCTTGCTCCGATGGGTCGCACTTGAAACGCCACTGCCATAAACCATCCCAAAATATGTTTTGTTAGTTACTAGTGCATTTGTGGAAGTGAGCATATGCACAATCATCAAAGCTTCCAACACTTCATAGATAAACCAAGTAGTTTTGTCATGGTTGTGGACAAAATAAAGAATTTTAACTACCACCCATCCACCAGTTTTAGACTTCCTATGTCTAAATATAATAtgttcacctctgtttcaaaattcTAAGTACTAGAAAAACTGATTCAAAATTCTCAaagcatttatatatatatatatgtgtgtgtgtgtgtgtgtgtgtgtgtgtgtgtgtgtgtgtgtgtgtgtgtgtgtgtgtctgtgtgtgtgtgtgcgcgcgcgtgcatATACTTACCCAAAAttcttccactattttggaagctGCTGTTCTTACTTCTGGACCAGGGGACCACTTGTAGTCCTCCCAACACAATACcggtttctgatcattttttggaCCAATTGGCGGTGGATACATCTGGCGCACTAAGGCACCTAGCACCGTTGATGGATCACGAGCGTTGTATGGGTGCCTTTCCCATGCCCTGTTATAAATAAAGATCAAATGTAGTTAGCACATGAACATTGCTCCAACAAGTTAAGCAATTGGAATATTTAATACTTACATGCCAACGGGAACTATAAGCGGTCGGTCAATTTCCTCTAGTCTGAGACCGGCTGGAGTCCTAGTTCTTGGTGTTCTAGGCTTTTTAGCCTGTGCAGTTGACTGAGTTGATCCATTGTTTTCTACGGAGGCACTAGAAGAAGACCTGTTCGACCTAGCCATTGAGACACGCCTATGATGCAAGCgggtcatcctatttacatagtgaCAAATACATTCTTATTAGCTACATAAAAAAATAATTGGTAGATGATTACCAAAGGCATGACAGTAGAAGAAGAAAACAACAGAAAACATTCTGTAACAACTAAACTAGAAATACTATCAACCATAATATATTGTTCAATAGTTGTGTCACTAAATCTCTATGTAATATGTATTACTACCAATAGTAAACATACTATATTATTCACTAGTTGTGCCACTATATATTTATTGGTACCAAGACAGAAAATGAAGTGCAAAAGCTATAAATGTTCAGTAATCATCATCGTCATATTCAGAGTCATGCTCTATTGCATCATCCTCATCTTCGGTCTCATATGTCTCTTCTTGTCCTTCCTCTTCAGGtaaatcttcttcttcctcatcagtaCTCTCGTCCAATTCATCTTCTGAAGATTCTTCTCCCTCATAATTATTGCCTTGATTTTCTATTACATAAATTTCAGAGGGATCAAGCTCCACATCATCTGACTCCTTTCTTGGCTCAGTAGATTCATCAACAAATTTGACTACCCAGCTGACCACCTTCCTGGAAATATTCTTGGACCTATGGAAGTTTGCTGGAAGATCTTTTGCAGCATCGTCCCCAACAATGTCATGTATAAGAGTCATCATCTCATTGTAACAAGCTTCTGACAGATTATGTTGTGTTTTGATAGTCATTAGCCTTCCTACAATGGATAGACGTGATTGTGTGGTCTTCTCATGCAAACGTTTGTCGGCTTCCATCAACATTTCATAGAATTTTTTGGCAGATTTTGTTGGCTCATCACCTTTAGAAACTCCTTCAGCAACAATTGCATCAACTAGCATGTCATTCATTCTATCTCCATCCCCCGCGTTATCATGCTCTACATTTTCAGGTGCATCAGACTCCCCGTGGCTAGTCCATCTCTCATATCCTAACATGAACCCATTGCTGCACAAGTGTGTGGTCATGACATCCCTTGTCCACTTATGAC
Protein-coding regions in this window:
- the LOC123165717 gene encoding uncharacterized protein isoform X1, whose protein sequence is MADQSARSDHSGAPRNVDVDRSWMYKERRGKLISDAWQHGVDNFLDHAFSLPDAAVDGKSHCPCSKCFCGHKWTRDVMTTHLCSNGFMLGYERWTSHGESDAPENVEHDNAGDGDRMNDMLVDAIVAEGVSKGDEPTKSAKKFYEMLMEADKRLHEKTTQSRLSIVGRLMTIKTQHNLSEACYNEMMTLIHDIVGDDAAKDLPANFHRSKNISRKVVSWVVKFVDESTEPRKESDDVELDPSEIYVIENQGNNYEGEESSEDELDESTDEEEEDLPEEEGQEETYETEDEDDAIEHDSEYDDDDY
- the LOC123165717 gene encoding uncharacterized protein isoform X2; amino-acid sequence: MYKERRGKLISDAWQHGVDNFLDHAFSLPDAAVDGKSHCPCSKCFCGHKWTRDVMTTHLCSNGFMLGYERWTSHGESDAPENVEHDNAGDGDRMNDMLVDAIVAEGVSKGDEPTKSAKKFYEMLMEADKRLHEKTTQSRLSIVGRLMTIKTQHNLSEACYNEMMTLIHDIVGDDAAKDLPANFHRSKNISRKVVSWVVKFVDESTEPRKESDDVELDPSEIYVIENQGNNYEGEESSEDELDESTDEEEEDLPEEEGQEETYETEDEDDAIEHDSEYDDDDY